One Desulfobacterales bacterium genomic window carries:
- a CDS encoding NRDE family protein, with protein sequence MCLILFSYQTHPDYWLMLAANRDEFYDRPTATLDYWIDYPDVLAGRDLKGNGSWLGVTRSGRIAAITNYRDPATIKQNAPSRGILIRDYLIGNSPPQQYMNQVGGIGHRYNGFNLIAGDTNGLFYTSNRSGGVQHLKPGFYGISNHLIDTPWPKLKRGKAMLEGQLNGEEEIDIKKIFRILADRSQPDDAELPDTGVGLEWERILSPMFITSPDYGTRCSSIVLFDTAGNITMLERSFIRTADQIKTEKTGQYRFKVNH encoded by the coding sequence CAGATTATTGGCTGATGCTGGCGGCCAACCGGGATGAATTTTACGACCGGCCGACCGCAACCTTGGATTATTGGATCGATTATCCCGATGTGCTCGCCGGACGCGATTTAAAAGGCAACGGAAGTTGGCTGGGTGTGACCCGCAGCGGCCGAATTGCAGCCATCACCAACTACAGAGATCCAGCCACCATCAAGCAAAATGCGCCTTCGCGCGGTATCCTAATTCGTGATTATCTGATCGGCAACAGTCCCCCGCAGCAATATATGAATCAGGTTGGTGGAATCGGGCATCGCTATAACGGATTTAATTTAATCGCCGGTGATACCAACGGGCTCTTTTACACCTCAAATCGCTCTGGTGGCGTTCAGCACCTGAAGCCCGGGTTCTATGGGATCAGCAACCATCTGATCGACACCCCCTGGCCTAAGCTTAAAAGGGGCAAAGCCATGCTTGAAGGCCAATTAAATGGTGAAGAAGAAATAGATATCAAAAAAATTTTTAGAATCCTTGCCGATCGATCACAACCGGATGATGCTGAATTGCCAGACACCGGTGTGGGGTTGGAGTGGGAACGAATCTTATCACCAATGTTCATCACGAGTCCGGATTACGGGACCCGTTGCTCTTCGATTGTTTTGTTTGACACAGCAGGAAATATCACCATGCTGGAGCGCTCGTTTATCAGGACGGCTGATCAAATCAAAACGGAAAAGACAGGCCAATACCGCTTTAAGGTAAACCATTAA